Below is a window of Jonesiaceae bacterium BS-20 DNA.
CGACTGTGATCTTGTAACCAAATGGCTTGAAGGAGACCAAACAAGCCACCACTGCGCGCAAGTACTTCAGGTGCCCCTTGGGCCATTTATAGGTATTGGCCTGCGCGTTTACGGCGGCGTCAAACCCAACCGACAACGAGCCGGCAAACCAGCGCCGGGAAGTATCGGAGTGCGCAGCGGTTGCCTGAGCGTCCACCCGCCCAAACCGGGCGTGCTGGGACACCAAGACGTGCGGCTCCACCTGTGCGGCATCGAAAGCCTTGACGTGACCGCTTTCAAGCGCCGCAATAATGACATCGACGCTCTGGGTTAGGTGCCGTACGGGCAGTTCGATAGCGGTTGCAAAGTCATTTCCGGAGCCGGCCGCGACAATTCCAAGGGGTGTTTCGGTGCCAATCGTGGCGTTGACACCGAGGTTGACCATGCCGTCGCCGCCCACCACCACGAGCGCGTCGAGACCAGAAATGCAGGCCGCGCGGGCCCGCGCCAACGCATCCTTGGCGTTATGCGCTGAGAGGTCTGCGACGTCGAT
It encodes the following:
- a CDS encoding diacylglycerol kinase family protein, giving the protein MSRFRIGLVINPTAGLGKGASVGVKVRDLFAKHDIDVADLSAHNAKDALARARAACISGLDALVVVGGDGMVNLGVNATIGTETPLGIVAAGSGNDFATAIELPVRHLTQSVDVIIAALESGHVKAFDAAQVEPHVLVSQHARFGRVDAQATAAHSDTSRRWFAGSLSVGFDAAVNAQANTYKWPKGHLKYLRAVVACLVSFKPFGYKITVDGKTFESRGTLAAISNSPLFGGGLPIAPMADMHDGMLDLVFATPLTKPEIMAILPKLYKGGHVGHEAVSFQKGKKILIEPSSIGPLPPVAFADGEVVGTAPLEVTAHAGVLRILVPQDH